A single genomic interval of Chrysemys picta bellii isolate R12L10 chromosome 8, ASM1138683v2, whole genome shotgun sequence harbors:
- the DMRTB1 gene encoding doublesex- and mab-3-related transcription factor B1 isoform X2 translates to MEAEAAVMAEKTALRTPKCSRCRNHGFVVPVKGHTGHCRWKLCPCDKCALITERQKIMAAQKAMQGQDPDAPPRETSPPAACTPVHGKGRKVPAVGPNASEHSSHVAGCEGAKTAPAASSSNRTRTRRALPAPSSPLFGDFARPALPQECVVSPEYLEREPPKLYPGYSGMYSYHPFPMGFAINQPSCRGAPGIPLQRGFRHVPSNHGPGSAAPLSMQDAGGDFQQGYYPTLPQFIPPGFLPGIHYIPPPLPLLAETPKEASGK, encoded by the exons ATGGAGGCCGAGGCGGCAGTGATGGCGGAGAAGACAGCTCTGCGCACCCCCAAGTGCTCCCGCTGCCGGAACCATGGCTTTGTGGTGCCAGTGAAGGGCCATACGGGCCACTGCCGCTGGAAGCTCTGCCCCTGCGACAAGTGTGCGCTCATCACAGAGCGCCAGAAGATCATGGCGGCTCAGAAGGCGATGCAGGGGCAGGACCCAGATGCCCCACCCAGGGAGACATCTCCGCCTGCGGCCTGCACCCCGGTTCATGGTAAAGGTCGGAAGGTTCCTGCAGTTGGCCCCAACGCCTCTGAACACAGCAGCCACGTGGCCGGGTGTGAAGGAGCCAAGACCGccccagcagccagcagcagcaacagaaccAGGACCCGCCGGGCACTACCTGCTCCCAGCTCCCCGCTCTTTGGGGACTTCG CCCGTCCTGCTTTGCCTCAAGAATGTGTTGTCAGCCCGGAATACCTGGAGAGAGAACCTCCCAAACTGTATCCCGGGTACTCTGGTATGTACTCATACCACCCATTCCCCATGGGCTTTGCCATCAATCAGCCAAGCTGCAGGGGAGCTCCAGGGATCCCCCTTCAAAGAGGTTTCAGACATGTCCCTAGCAACCATGGACCAGGGAGTGCTGCTCCTCTGTCA ATGCAAGATGCAGGTGGAGATTTCCAACAAGGTTACTACCCTACGCTTCCTCAGTTTATACCTCCGGGCTTTCTGCCAGGGATTCATTACATTCCACCACCCCTTCCACTTCTGGCTGAAACACCCAAGGAAGCATCTGGTAAGTAA
- the DMRTB1 gene encoding doublesex- and mab-3-related transcription factor B1 isoform X1 produces MEAEAAVMAEKTALRTPKCSRCRNHGFVVPVKGHTGHCRWKLCPCDKCALITERQKIMAAQKAMQGQDPDAPPRETSPPAACTPVHGKGRKVPAVGPNASEHSSHVAGCEGAKTAPAASSSNRTRTRRALPAPSSPLFGDFARPALPQECVVSPEYLEREPPKLYPGYSGMYSYHPFPMGFAINQPSCRGAPGIPLQRGFRHVPSNHGPGSAAPLSMQDAGGDFQQGYYPTLPQFIPPGFLPGIHYIPPPLPLLAETPKEASAGTTDSRDSGVICECSQPSPQEETNGDHATYSKH; encoded by the exons ATGGAGGCCGAGGCGGCAGTGATGGCGGAGAAGACAGCTCTGCGCACCCCCAAGTGCTCCCGCTGCCGGAACCATGGCTTTGTGGTGCCAGTGAAGGGCCATACGGGCCACTGCCGCTGGAAGCTCTGCCCCTGCGACAAGTGTGCGCTCATCACAGAGCGCCAGAAGATCATGGCGGCTCAGAAGGCGATGCAGGGGCAGGACCCAGATGCCCCACCCAGGGAGACATCTCCGCCTGCGGCCTGCACCCCGGTTCATGGTAAAGGTCGGAAGGTTCCTGCAGTTGGCCCCAACGCCTCTGAACACAGCAGCCACGTGGCCGGGTGTGAAGGAGCCAAGACCGccccagcagccagcagcagcaacagaaccAGGACCCGCCGGGCACTACCTGCTCCCAGCTCCCCGCTCTTTGGGGACTTCG CCCGTCCTGCTTTGCCTCAAGAATGTGTTGTCAGCCCGGAATACCTGGAGAGAGAACCTCCCAAACTGTATCCCGGGTACTCTGGTATGTACTCATACCACCCATTCCCCATGGGCTTTGCCATCAATCAGCCAAGCTGCAGGGGAGCTCCAGGGATCCCCCTTCAAAGAGGTTTCAGACATGTCCCTAGCAACCATGGACCAGGGAGTGCTGCTCCTCTGTCA ATGCAAGATGCAGGTGGAGATTTCCAACAAGGTTACTACCCTACGCTTCCTCAGTTTATACCTCCGGGCTTTCTGCCAGGGATTCATTACATTCCACCACCCCTTCCACTTCTGGCTGAAACACCCAAGGAAGCATCTG CTGGCACCACTGATAGCCGGGATTCTGGGGTGATTTGTGAATGCAGCCAGCCATCTCCTCAGGAGGAAACCAATGGAGACCATGCCACGTATTCTAAACATTAA